One Setaria viridis chromosome 7, Setaria_viridis_v4.0, whole genome shotgun sequence genomic region harbors:
- the LOC117863945 gene encoding mitochondrial ATP-independent inner membrane protease subunit 2, with the protein MVSLSTWFRYAAHKFEYSISLSWKKYNVGQINSRELTDAIWKNFFQGKLTFTHWTKGGEAMTPIVSPTGGTLLVRKLANLSPTQVFVGDVVLLKDPEKSDDLIIRRLAALEGYEMVSNDEKDEPFVLEKDQCWVLADNQALKPKEARDSRLFGPVPMTDILGRVIYSLRTAVDHGPVENSGMAMNQDAPVLAVELDVEEMAKNNKT; encoded by the exons ATGGTTTCGCTGTCGACGTGGTTCCGCTATGCCGCCCACAAGTTCGAGTACTCCATCTCCCTCTCATGGAAG AAATATAATGTCGGCCAGATCAACAGTAGAGAGCTAACTGATGCGATATGGAAAAACTTCTTCCAAGGCAAGCTCACCTTCACGCATTGGACCAAAGGGGGAGAAGCCATGACTCCCATCGTATCTCCAACTGGAGGAACGCTCCTTGTCAGAAAGCTCGCAAATTTAAGCCCCAC ACAAGTCTTTGTTGGAGATGTCGTCTTGTTAAAAGATCCAGAGAAATCGGATGATTTAATTATTCGACGACTGGCTGCCCTGGAAGGCTATGAGATGGTCTCTAATGATGAGAAGGATGAGCCATTTGTACTTGAGAAAGATCAATGCTGGGTCCTGGCAGACAACCAAGCCCTAAAGCCCAAG GAAGCTAGAGATAGCCGATTGTTTGGACCTGTCCCTATGACCGACATCCTTGGCAGAGTGATATACTCTTTAAGAACAGCCGTCGATCATGGCCCAGTTGAGAACAG TGGCATGGCCATGAACCAGGATGCCCCAGTACTGGCAGTAGAGCTTGATGTGGAAGAGATGGCGAAGAACAATAAGACGTAG
- the LOC117863940 gene encoding uncharacterized protein isoform X1, whose protein sequence is MRSEVIEAGRLVNLWNEWGIQILVLVSFALQVFLLIFGGIRRRSSSTVLMFFLWSAYLLADSTAIYTLGHLSVDSRSDEHELVAFWAPFLLLHLGGPDNITAYALEDNTLWLRHLQTLAVQVLGAAYVIYEYIACSGTLLLLASLSMFVAGLLKYGERIWALKCGNISSIRNSISTRKFKTNPYLLLNLGTSEEELLLGAHSQFDICKGVFADIIMAPSHLVRSISNSKPGSVISYLGEDLYKLVEMELSLMYDFLYTKAAVIHTWYGFCIHFISLLGTATTFLLFQLSINSSGNGFSRVDVIISYVLLVGALVLEIISVCRAVLSTWTCSLLHRRGRGWEWPLHVITSLGQRVHPASRRLWSGSIGQYNLFHLCTRNTNEIGSRLAMKLGLQDWWNQMHFSGTFSHSDILSIQDIKKLVLQALVDKDRALQYKNTDSNSRGSFILKSMEAYEDFARWSVNIDFDESILVWHIATEVYIRKSKGKHTKELLEATEVLSNYMMFLLVVKPNMLPGAARHNIHLTSCEQLEVQCRARFGDKDNPVAPSPTSWNPYCMFKELFHHDGPNCSRIPRREKLAEMAWSFSQFALGTVRAPNPHGDSIRDSANMYAILLANELLSIELRWQEQRDPLELILGVWVELLLYAANHCSQESHARQLSNGCEFITIVSLLAHHFKYYSGVSRGTEDIGGSKPTSESNP, encoded by the exons ATGAGGAGCGAAGTAATAGAAGCTGGAAGGCTAGTGAACCTGTGGAATGAATGGGGGATACAAATCCTGGTCCTTGTAAGCTTTGCGTTGCAAGTGTTCCTCCTCATCTTTGGAGGGATCCGCAGGCGTAGCTCCTCTACTGTGCTGATGTTCTTCCTCTGGTCGGCATACCTGCTGGCTGACTCCACAGCGATATACACACTGGGCCATCTATCAGTCGACAGTAGGTCAGATGAGCACGAGCTGGTGGCCTTCTGGGCACCGTTCCTCCTGCTGCACCTTGGTGGCCCAGACAATATCACAGCATATGCGCTCGAAGACAACACGCTCTGGCTGCGTCACCTGCAAACTCTCGCTGTGCAGGTCCTAGGAGCTGCTTATGTGATATACGAGTACATCGCCTGCAGTGGGACCTTGCTTCTGCTGGCCTCCCTCTCCATGTTTGTTGCCGGTCTTCTCAAATATGGTGAGAGGATATGGGCGCTCAAGTGTGGCAACATTAGCAGCATCCGCAACAGCATCAGCACCCGAAAGTTCAAGACTAACCCTTACCTGTTACTGAATTTGGGTACCAGCGAAGAGGAACTACTGCTTGGAGCCCACTCCCAATTCGATATCTGCAAAGGTGTCTTCGCAGATATCATAATGGCACCGAGCCACTTGGTCCGTTCAATATCTAATTCTAAACCAGGTTCTGTAATATCTTATTTGGGAGAGGATCTATACAAGTTGGTCGAGATGGAGCTGTCTCTGATGTATGACTTCCTGTACACCAAGGcagcggtaatccacacatggTATGGCTTCTGCATCCATTTCATTTCACTGCTTGGCACAGCCACCACGTTTCTGTTGTTTCAACTCAGTATCAACAGTAGTGGAAATGGTTTCAGCAGAGTGGATGTGATTATCAGTTATGTTTTACTGGTTGGGGCTTTGGTCCTGGAAATCATATCAGTGTGCAGGGCTGTACTATCCACCTGGACATGTTCTTTGTTGCACCGCAGGGGCAGGGGATGGGAGTGGCCTCTCCATGTTATCACTTCCCTTGGTCAGCGTGTCCATCCAGCAAGTAGGAGGCTCTGGTCGGGCTCCATTGGTCAGTACAATTTGTTCCACCTGTGCACCCGCAACACGAATGAGATAGGGAGCAGACTAGCAATGAAATTGGGGCTCCAGGACTGGTGGAACCAGATGCATTTCTCGGGCACTTTCTCACATAGCGACATATTGTCAATACAAGATATCAAGAAATTGGTTCTGCAAGCACTGGTAGACAAGGATCGAGCACTGCAATACAAAAATACCGATTCGAACTCAAGAGGCAGCTTTATACTTAAAAGTATGGAAGCCTATGAGGACTTTGCTCGCTGGAGTGTCAACATCGACTTTGACGAGAGCATTCTTGTTTGGCACATTGCAACTGAGGTGTACATCCGGAAATCCAAGGGCAAACATACAAAAGAGCTCCTTGAGGCTACCGAGGTACTATCCAATTACATGATGTTCCTGTTGGTGGTAAAACCCAACATGCTGCCTGGTGCTGCACGGCACAACATACATCTCACCTCCTGTGAACAACTAGAAGTACAATGCCGTGCGCGCTTTGGTGATAAGGACAACCCAGTGGCGCCGTCTCCCACAAGCTGGAATCCGTACTGTATGTTTAAGGAATTGTTCCACCATGATGGCCCTAATTGCTCCAGGATCCCACGAAGGGAGAAGCTTGCAGAGATGGCGTGGAGTTTCTCCCAATTTGCACTG GGAACAGTAAGGGCACCAAATCCACATGGGGATTCCATCCGTGACAGTGCTAATATGTATGCAATCTTGCTCGCCAACGAGCTTCTGAGCATAGAGTTGCGCTGGCAAGAGCAGCGTGATCCTTTGGAACTGATCCTCGGGGTGTGGGTGGAGTTGTTGTTGTACGCTGCAAACCATTGCAGCCAAGAGTCCCATGCCAGGCAGCTCAGCAATGGGTGCGAGTTCATTACCATCGTGTCATTACTAGCGCACCACTTCAAGTATTACTCTGGGGTCTCCAGGGGCACTGAAGACATTGGTGGAAGTAAGCCCACAAGTGAAAGTAACCCATAA
- the LOC117863940 gene encoding uncharacterized protein isoform X3, whose amino-acid sequence MRSEVIEAGRLVNLWNEWGIQILVLVSFALQVFLLIFGGIRRRSSSTVLMFFLWSAYLLADSTAIYTLGHLSVDSRSDEHELVAFWAPFLLLHLGGPDNITAYALEDNTLWLRHLQTLAVQVLGAAYVIYEYIACSGTLLLLASLSMFVAGLLKYGERIWALKCGNISSIRNSISTRKFKTNPYLLLNLGTSEEELLLGAHSQFDICKGVFADIIMAPSHLVRSISNSKPGSVISYLGEDLYKLVEMELSLMYDFLYTKAAVIHTWYGFCIHFISLLGTATTFLLFQLSINSSGNGFSRVDVIISYVLLVGALVLEIISVCRAVLSTWTCSLLHRRGRGWEWPLHVITSLGQRVHPASRRLWSGSIGQYNLFHLCTRNTNEIGSRLAMKLGLQDWWNQMHFSGTFSHSDILSIQDIKKLVLQALVDKDRALQYKNTDSNSRGSFILKSMEAYEDFARWSVNIDFDESILVWHIATEVYIRKSKGKHTKELLEATEVLSNYMMFLLVVKPNMLPGAARHNIHLTSCEQLEVQCRARFGDKDNPVAPSPTSWNPYCMFKELFHHDGPNCSRIPRREKLAEMAWSFSQFALVYLPCQFN is encoded by the exons ATGAGGAGCGAAGTAATAGAAGCTGGAAGGCTAGTGAACCTGTGGAATGAATGGGGGATACAAATCCTGGTCCTTGTAAGCTTTGCGTTGCAAGTGTTCCTCCTCATCTTTGGAGGGATCCGCAGGCGTAGCTCCTCTACTGTGCTGATGTTCTTCCTCTGGTCGGCATACCTGCTGGCTGACTCCACAGCGATATACACACTGGGCCATCTATCAGTCGACAGTAGGTCAGATGAGCACGAGCTGGTGGCCTTCTGGGCACCGTTCCTCCTGCTGCACCTTGGTGGCCCAGACAATATCACAGCATATGCGCTCGAAGACAACACGCTCTGGCTGCGTCACCTGCAAACTCTCGCTGTGCAGGTCCTAGGAGCTGCTTATGTGATATACGAGTACATCGCCTGCAGTGGGACCTTGCTTCTGCTGGCCTCCCTCTCCATGTTTGTTGCCGGTCTTCTCAAATATGGTGAGAGGATATGGGCGCTCAAGTGTGGCAACATTAGCAGCATCCGCAACAGCATCAGCACCCGAAAGTTCAAGACTAACCCTTACCTGTTACTGAATTTGGGTACCAGCGAAGAGGAACTACTGCTTGGAGCCCACTCCCAATTCGATATCTGCAAAGGTGTCTTCGCAGATATCATAATGGCACCGAGCCACTTGGTCCGTTCAATATCTAATTCTAAACCAGGTTCTGTAATATCTTATTTGGGAGAGGATCTATACAAGTTGGTCGAGATGGAGCTGTCTCTGATGTATGACTTCCTGTACACCAAGGcagcggtaatccacacatggTATGGCTTCTGCATCCATTTCATTTCACTGCTTGGCACAGCCACCACGTTTCTGTTGTTTCAACTCAGTATCAACAGTAGTGGAAATGGTTTCAGCAGAGTGGATGTGATTATCAGTTATGTTTTACTGGTTGGGGCTTTGGTCCTGGAAATCATATCAGTGTGCAGGGCTGTACTATCCACCTGGACATGTTCTTTGTTGCACCGCAGGGGCAGGGGATGGGAGTGGCCTCTCCATGTTATCACTTCCCTTGGTCAGCGTGTCCATCCAGCAAGTAGGAGGCTCTGGTCGGGCTCCATTGGTCAGTACAATTTGTTCCACCTGTGCACCCGCAACACGAATGAGATAGGGAGCAGACTAGCAATGAAATTGGGGCTCCAGGACTGGTGGAACCAGATGCATTTCTCGGGCACTTTCTCACATAGCGACATATTGTCAATACAAGATATCAAGAAATTGGTTCTGCAAGCACTGGTAGACAAGGATCGAGCACTGCAATACAAAAATACCGATTCGAACTCAAGAGGCAGCTTTATACTTAAAAGTATGGAAGCCTATGAGGACTTTGCTCGCTGGAGTGTCAACATCGACTTTGACGAGAGCATTCTTGTTTGGCACATTGCAACTGAGGTGTACATCCGGAAATCCAAGGGCAAACATACAAAAGAGCTCCTTGAGGCTACCGAGGTACTATCCAATTACATGATGTTCCTGTTGGTGGTAAAACCCAACATGCTGCCTGGTGCTGCACGGCACAACATACATCTCACCTCCTGTGAACAACTAGAAGTACAATGCCGTGCGCGCTTTGGTGATAAGGACAACCCAGTGGCGCCGTCTCCCACAAGCTGGAATCCGTACTGTATGTTTAAGGAATTGTTCCACCATGATGGCCCTAATTGCTCCAGGATCCCACGAAGGGAGAAGCTTGCAGAGATGGCGTGGAGTTTCTCCCAATTTGCACTG GTATACCTTCCATGCCAATTCAACTGA
- the LOC117863940 gene encoding uncharacterized protein isoform X2, whose amino-acid sequence MRSEVIEAGRLVNLWNEWGIQILVLVSFALQVFLLIFGGIRRRSSSTVLMFFLWSAYLLADSTAIYTLGHLSVDSRSDEHELVAFWAPFLLLHLGGPDNITAYALEDNTLWLRHLQTLAVQVLGAAYVIYEYIACSGTLLLLASLSMFVAGLLKYGERIWALKCGNISSIRNSISTRKFKTNPYLLLNLGTSEEELLLGAHSQFDICKGVFADIIMAPSHLVRSISNSKPGSVISYLGEDLYKLVEMELSLMYDFLYTKAAVIHTWYGFCIHFISLLGTATTFLLFQLSINSSGNGFSRVDVIISYVLLVGALVLEIISVCRAVLSTWTCSLLHRRGRGWEWPLHVITSLGQRVHPASRRLWSGSIGQYNLFHLCTRNTNEIGSRLAMKLGLQDWWNQMHFSGTFSHSDILSIQDIKKLVLQALVDKDRALQYKNTDSNSRGSFILKSMEAYEDFARWSVNIDFDESILVWHIATEVYIRKSKGKHTKELLEATEVLSNYMMFLLVVKPNMLPGAARHNIHLTSCEQLEVQCRARFGDKDNPVAPSPTSWNPYCMFKELFHHDGPNCSRIPRREKLAEMAWSFSQFALVWAECGLKFIHII is encoded by the coding sequence ATGAGGAGCGAAGTAATAGAAGCTGGAAGGCTAGTGAACCTGTGGAATGAATGGGGGATACAAATCCTGGTCCTTGTAAGCTTTGCGTTGCAAGTGTTCCTCCTCATCTTTGGAGGGATCCGCAGGCGTAGCTCCTCTACTGTGCTGATGTTCTTCCTCTGGTCGGCATACCTGCTGGCTGACTCCACAGCGATATACACACTGGGCCATCTATCAGTCGACAGTAGGTCAGATGAGCACGAGCTGGTGGCCTTCTGGGCACCGTTCCTCCTGCTGCACCTTGGTGGCCCAGACAATATCACAGCATATGCGCTCGAAGACAACACGCTCTGGCTGCGTCACCTGCAAACTCTCGCTGTGCAGGTCCTAGGAGCTGCTTATGTGATATACGAGTACATCGCCTGCAGTGGGACCTTGCTTCTGCTGGCCTCCCTCTCCATGTTTGTTGCCGGTCTTCTCAAATATGGTGAGAGGATATGGGCGCTCAAGTGTGGCAACATTAGCAGCATCCGCAACAGCATCAGCACCCGAAAGTTCAAGACTAACCCTTACCTGTTACTGAATTTGGGTACCAGCGAAGAGGAACTACTGCTTGGAGCCCACTCCCAATTCGATATCTGCAAAGGTGTCTTCGCAGATATCATAATGGCACCGAGCCACTTGGTCCGTTCAATATCTAATTCTAAACCAGGTTCTGTAATATCTTATTTGGGAGAGGATCTATACAAGTTGGTCGAGATGGAGCTGTCTCTGATGTATGACTTCCTGTACACCAAGGcagcggtaatccacacatggTATGGCTTCTGCATCCATTTCATTTCACTGCTTGGCACAGCCACCACGTTTCTGTTGTTTCAACTCAGTATCAACAGTAGTGGAAATGGTTTCAGCAGAGTGGATGTGATTATCAGTTATGTTTTACTGGTTGGGGCTTTGGTCCTGGAAATCATATCAGTGTGCAGGGCTGTACTATCCACCTGGACATGTTCTTTGTTGCACCGCAGGGGCAGGGGATGGGAGTGGCCTCTCCATGTTATCACTTCCCTTGGTCAGCGTGTCCATCCAGCAAGTAGGAGGCTCTGGTCGGGCTCCATTGGTCAGTACAATTTGTTCCACCTGTGCACCCGCAACACGAATGAGATAGGGAGCAGACTAGCAATGAAATTGGGGCTCCAGGACTGGTGGAACCAGATGCATTTCTCGGGCACTTTCTCACATAGCGACATATTGTCAATACAAGATATCAAGAAATTGGTTCTGCAAGCACTGGTAGACAAGGATCGAGCACTGCAATACAAAAATACCGATTCGAACTCAAGAGGCAGCTTTATACTTAAAAGTATGGAAGCCTATGAGGACTTTGCTCGCTGGAGTGTCAACATCGACTTTGACGAGAGCATTCTTGTTTGGCACATTGCAACTGAGGTGTACATCCGGAAATCCAAGGGCAAACATACAAAAGAGCTCCTTGAGGCTACCGAGGTACTATCCAATTACATGATGTTCCTGTTGGTGGTAAAACCCAACATGCTGCCTGGTGCTGCACGGCACAACATACATCTCACCTCCTGTGAACAACTAGAAGTACAATGCCGTGCGCGCTTTGGTGATAAGGACAACCCAGTGGCGCCGTCTCCCACAAGCTGGAATCCGTACTGTATGTTTAAGGAATTGTTCCACCATGATGGCCCTAATTGCTCCAGGATCCCACGAAGGGAGAAGCTTGCAGAGATGGCGTGGAGTTTCTCCCAATTTGCACTGGTATGGGCTGAGTGTGGCCTCAAGTTCATTCATATTATTTGA
- the LOC117864324 gene encoding fatty acid amide hydrolase isoform X1 encodes MGGSNSTGRPRAMPPVEEVDIAAVRYKSPALQAPHLTGFSLRAFLWLMESPLLGPLITSVLKSQNNMPQMLQQTVIPERPMYFPEYPPQDPEPGVVLVGDDRHPVERVHEALQYLPPYDPSVRWATEEKLPFLYWKIRDFAHAYRSGITTPSVVAEHVIAGVEEWNNKKPPMPMLIYFNADDLRKQAEDSTRRFEQGSPISILDGVFVAIKDDIDCFPYPTKGATTFFDQIHTVEKDAVCVARLRKCGVIFIGKANMHELGLGVTGNNPNYGTARNPHSVDRYTGGSSSGPAALVSSGLCSVALGTDGGGSVRIPSALCGIVGFKTTFGRTDMTGVLCDSGTVAVASPLASSVEDVMLVYSAIAGSRPMDKLTLRPSPLCVPNLLSPDNSNIMGSVKIGKYTEWFHDVSDREISSTCEDALNLLCSTFGCQIEEIILPELEEMRTAHVVSIGSESLCDLTPHYKAGRRTEFTLDTRTSLALFGSFTSTDYVASQCIRRRIMHYHMEAFKKVDVIATPTTGITAPKIPPSALKSGESDYVVSAYLMRFVIAGNLIGLPALTVPVGHDKQGLPIGLQLIGRPWGEASLLRVASAVEELCLKKRNRPSAFYDILKA; translated from the exons ATGGGCGGATCGAATTCGACGGGGCGACCGCGCGCGATGCcgccggtggaggaggtggacaTCGCCGCCGTCCGGTACAAGTCGCCCGCGCTGCAGGCGCCGCACCTCACCGGCTTCTCCCTCAGGGCCTTCCTCTGGCTCATGGAGTCGCCCCTCCTCGGCCCGCTCATCACCTCCGTCCTCAAGTCGCAAAACAACATGCCGCAG ATGCTGCAGCAGACGGTGATCCCCGAGCGCCCCATGTACTTCCCGGAGTACCCACCGCAGG ACCCGGAACCGGGAGTTGTGCTTGTGGGGGATGATAGGCACCCAGTGGAAAGAGTTCATGAAGCACTGCAGTACCTCCCCCCGTATGATCCGTCAGTGCGTTGGGCTACTGAGGAGAAGCTCCCTTTCCTTTACTGGAAGATCCGTGACTTTGCACATGCATACCGCTCAGGGATCACAACCCCATCAGTT GTTGCTGAGCATGTCATCGCGGGGGTGGAAGAGTGGAACAACAAGAAGCCTCCAATGCCAATGTTGATATATTTTAATGCAGATGACCTGAGGAAGCAAGCTGAGGATTCCACCAGGAGATTTGAGCAAG GAAGCCCGATATCCATTTTAGATGGGGTCTTTGTCGCCATTAAGGATGACATTGACTGTTTCCCGTATCCAACAAAGG GTGCCACAACATTTTTTGACCAAATCCATACTGTGGAGAAAGACGCAGTCTGTGTTGCTCGGTTGCGGAAATGTGGAGTCATCTTTATCGGCAAAGCAAACATGCACGAGCTAGGTCTTGGGGTAACTGGAAACAATCCAAATTATGG AACAGCAAGAAATCCACATTCGGTTGATAGATATACTGGTGGTTCTTCATCTGGTCCTGCTGCATTAGTATCATCAGGATTATGCTCAGTAGCACTTGGAACAGATGGTGGAG GTTCAGTTAGAATTCCGTCTGCACTTTGTGGTATTGTTGGTTtcaagacaacatttgggcGGACCGATATGACTGG GGTACTTTGTGATTCTGGGACTGTTGCAGTTGCTTCTCCTCTTGCATCATCAGTAGAGGATGTTATGCTAGT GTATTCTGCAATAGCAGGATCAAGACCCATGGATAAGCTTACCCTTAGACCA TCACCACTGTGTGTCCCAAATTTGCTTTCTCCTGACAACAGCAATATCATGGGATCAGTTAAAATAGGAAAATATACAGAG TGGTTTCATGATGTTTCTGATCGTGAGATATCGAGTACATGTGAGGATGCACTCAACCTTCTTTGTAGCACTTTTGGATGTCAA ATAGAAGAGATAATATTACCAGAGCTTGAAGAGATGCGTACTGCCCATGTCGTTTCGATTGGCTCAGAATCATTATGTGACCTGACTCCTCATTACAAAGCAGG AAGGCGAACTGAATTTACTCTGGATACTCGAACAAGTTTGGCACTTTTTGGGTCATTCACTTCAACTGATTATGTGGCGTCTCAATGTATAAG GAGGAGGATAATGCACTATCACATGGAAGCTTTCAAGAAGGTTGATGTCattgcaactcctacaactgg CATTACTGCACCAAAAATACCACCAAGTGCTCTGAAGTCAGGAGAGTCTGATTATGTTGTGTCAG CTTACCTGATGCGATTCGTCATAGCTGGGAACTTAATTGGTTTGCCAGCGCTAACTGTGCCT GTTGGTCATGACAAGCAGGGCCTTCCTATAGGTTTGCAACTGATAGGTCGTCCATGGGGCGAGGCTAGCTTACTGAGGGTGGCTTCTGCAGTGGAG GAACTATGTCTGAAGAAGCGGAACCGGCCCTCCGCATTTTACGACATTCTGAAGGCCTGA
- the LOC117864324 gene encoding fatty acid amide hydrolase isoform X2, with translation MGGSNSTGRPRAMPPVEEVDIAAVRYKSPALQAPHLTGFSLRAFLWLMESPLLGPLITSVLKSQNNMPQMLQQTVIPERPMYFPEYPPQDPEPGVVLVGDDRHPVERVHEALQYLPPYDPSVRWATEEKLPFLYWKIRDFAHAYRSGITTPSVVAEHVIAGVEEWNNKKPPMPMLIYFNADDLRKQAEDSTRRFEQGSPISILDGVFVAIKDDIDCFPYPTKGATTFFDQIHTVEKDAVCVARLRKCGVIFIGKANMHELGLGVTGNNPNYGTARNPHSVDRYTGGSSSGPAALVSSGLCSVALGTDGGGSVRIPSALCGIVGFKTTFGRTDMTGVLCDSGTVAVASPLASSVEDVMLVYSAIAGSRPMDKLTLRPSPLCVPNLLSPDNSNIMGSVKIGKYTEWFHDVSDREISSTCEDALNLLCSTFGCQIEEIILPELEEMRTAHVVSIGSESLCDLTPHYKAGYLFVWWIPFSQCCPHSPAVVLRHFLPGGNNS, from the exons ATGGGCGGATCGAATTCGACGGGGCGACCGCGCGCGATGCcgccggtggaggaggtggacaTCGCCGCCGTCCGGTACAAGTCGCCCGCGCTGCAGGCGCCGCACCTCACCGGCTTCTCCCTCAGGGCCTTCCTCTGGCTCATGGAGTCGCCCCTCCTCGGCCCGCTCATCACCTCCGTCCTCAAGTCGCAAAACAACATGCCGCAG ATGCTGCAGCAGACGGTGATCCCCGAGCGCCCCATGTACTTCCCGGAGTACCCACCGCAGG ACCCGGAACCGGGAGTTGTGCTTGTGGGGGATGATAGGCACCCAGTGGAAAGAGTTCATGAAGCACTGCAGTACCTCCCCCCGTATGATCCGTCAGTGCGTTGGGCTACTGAGGAGAAGCTCCCTTTCCTTTACTGGAAGATCCGTGACTTTGCACATGCATACCGCTCAGGGATCACAACCCCATCAGTT GTTGCTGAGCATGTCATCGCGGGGGTGGAAGAGTGGAACAACAAGAAGCCTCCAATGCCAATGTTGATATATTTTAATGCAGATGACCTGAGGAAGCAAGCTGAGGATTCCACCAGGAGATTTGAGCAAG GAAGCCCGATATCCATTTTAGATGGGGTCTTTGTCGCCATTAAGGATGACATTGACTGTTTCCCGTATCCAACAAAGG GTGCCACAACATTTTTTGACCAAATCCATACTGTGGAGAAAGACGCAGTCTGTGTTGCTCGGTTGCGGAAATGTGGAGTCATCTTTATCGGCAAAGCAAACATGCACGAGCTAGGTCTTGGGGTAACTGGAAACAATCCAAATTATGG AACAGCAAGAAATCCACATTCGGTTGATAGATATACTGGTGGTTCTTCATCTGGTCCTGCTGCATTAGTATCATCAGGATTATGCTCAGTAGCACTTGGAACAGATGGTGGAG GTTCAGTTAGAATTCCGTCTGCACTTTGTGGTATTGTTGGTTtcaagacaacatttgggcGGACCGATATGACTGG GGTACTTTGTGATTCTGGGACTGTTGCAGTTGCTTCTCCTCTTGCATCATCAGTAGAGGATGTTATGCTAGT GTATTCTGCAATAGCAGGATCAAGACCCATGGATAAGCTTACCCTTAGACCA TCACCACTGTGTGTCCCAAATTTGCTTTCTCCTGACAACAGCAATATCATGGGATCAGTTAAAATAGGAAAATATACAGAG TGGTTTCATGATGTTTCTGATCGTGAGATATCGAGTACATGTGAGGATGCACTCAACCTTCTTTGTAGCACTTTTGGATGTCAA ATAGAAGAGATAATATTACCAGAGCTTGAAGAGATGCGTACTGCCCATGTCGTTTCGATTGGCTCAGAATCATTATGTGACCTGACTCCTCATTACAAAGCAGGGTACCTATTTGTTTGGTGGATTCCATTTTCACAATGTTGTCCCCATTCCCCAGCAGTAGTTCTTAGACATTTCCTTCCAGGGGGGAATAATTCTTGA